One segment of Terriglobia bacterium DNA contains the following:
- the bstA gene encoding bacillithiol transferase BstA, which yields MADARYPIGRFTPDQNPTPETRNRHLEQISGTPARLRQAVAGLTANQLRTPYRDGGWTVQQVVHHLPDSHLNAYIRFKWALTEDAPTIKPYHEAAWATLKDSELTPVDVSLTLLESLHTRWTVLLRSLKAEDFQRKFVHPDSGAHDLDWLLGLYSWHGNHHVAHITGLREKMGW from the coding sequence ATGGCCGATGCCCGCTATCCTATCGGACGCTTCACTCCAGACCAAAACCCAACGCCTGAGACTCGCAACCGCCACCTTGAGCAGATTTCCGGCACACCTGCACGTCTACGCCAGGCAGTTGCCGGATTAACAGCAAACCAGCTCCGGACCCCGTATCGGGACGGTGGCTGGACTGTCCAACAGGTCGTCCACCATTTGCCGGATAGCCACCTGAATGCCTATATTCGGTTCAAGTGGGCCCTGACCGAAGACGCACCTACCATCAAGCCCTACCATGAAGCAGCCTGGGCTACGCTCAAAGATTCTGAGTTAACCCCTGTAGATGTATCACTTACGCTGCTCGAATCCCTGCACACACGCTGGACGGTATTGCTGCGGTCGCTCAAGGCCGAAGATTTTCAACGTAAATTCGTCCACCCCGATTCCGGTGCTCACGATCTCGACTGGCTGCTGGGCCTTTATAGCTGGCACGGCAACCACCATGTGGCGCACATTACGGGCCTGAGGGAGAAGATGGGCTGGTAA